One genomic segment of Helianthus annuus cultivar XRQ/B chromosome 14, HanXRQr2.0-SUNRISE, whole genome shotgun sequence includes these proteins:
- the LOC110908693 gene encoding uncharacterized protein LOC110908693 isoform X2: MIASAIILPEQNLASEKAGLAVSKKGLTLKELLQQTSHHNAKVRRSRDEHGPVRYQTGTEKRVKWVPVPVTNIPVRYGTGTYRYFTRKYRYRYRTTEKVVTGTEYTRYCSVPVPGTKCPSVRRESFKTPSLHVIPTNDLICQEGKPEAVVDPWTNYDETYNDKILNLQLNPERYSSYSGPSARRVWDAVYSQLCPEYSSGNSCPEKKVLYRLMSGLHSSISVHIATDYLLDEKTNQVFLAWIQLHKTACYRLSCDTFV; encoded by the exons ATGATTGCTTCAG CAATTATATTACCGGAACAAAATTTGGCATCCGAGAAGGCCGGTTTAGCTGTGAGCAAGAAAGGGTTGACTTTAAAAGAGCTGCTTCAGCAGACGTCTCATCACAATGCAAAAGTTCGCAGAAGTAGGGATGAGCACGGACCTGTTCGGTAccaaaccggtaccgaaaaacgggtaaagtgggtaccggtaccagtaACGAATATACCggttcggtacggtaccggtacttaccggtattttacccgtaaataccggtaccggtaccgaacaaCGGAGAAAGTGgttaccggtaccgaatatacccggtactgTTCGGTACCAGTACCCGGTACCAAATGCCCATCCGTACGCAGAG AATCTTTTAAGACGCCATCACTGCATGTCATTCCAACAAATGATCTTATATGCCAGGAGGGAAAGCCAGAGGCTGTTGTTGATCCATGGACTAACTATGATGAAACTTATAACG ATAAAATTCTGAATTTGCAACTGAATCCCGAACGTTATAGTAGTTACTCAGGACCGTCAGCCAGAAGAGTATGGGATGCTGTATATTCACAACTTTGTCCAGAAT ATTCATCGGGAAATAGCTGCCCAGAGAAAAAAGTGCTATACAGGTTGATGTCGGGACTGCATTCCTCAATTTCTGTCCACATAGCTACCGATTATCTACTTGACGAAAAAACCAATCAG GTTTTTTTGGCATGGATTCAACTGCACAAAACCGCTTGCTATCGATTAAGTTGTGATACTTTTGTCTGA
- the LOC110906960 gene encoding uncharacterized protein LOC110906960, whose translation MAPYEMLYGRKCRTPVCWGEVGPRGLAQTDIIRATNCKIDLIRTHLKAAQDRQKSYADKRMRPIEFQVGDKVMLKVSPWKGITRFRKRGKLSPRFIGPFEIVERVGKVAYRLELPEELNGIHSTFHVSHLRKCLADETARIHYNDIEVDNNLNYAVKPIAILDRKVKSLRNKKINQVKVKWEHRKGSDTTWESEEEMQRLYPILFGT comes from the coding sequence aTGGCTCCATACGAgatgttatatggtagaaagtgccgaaccccagtttgttggggaGAAGTTGGTCCGCGGGGGTTAGCTCAGactgatataatccgagctacaaattGTAAGATCGACTTGATCCGCACTCACTTAAAAGCAGCCCAGGATCGACAAAAATCGTATGCGGATAAACGAATGAGGccaatagaatttcaagtgggcgaTAAGGTAATGTTGAAAGTATCGCCGTGGAAGGGGATAACTCGATTTAGAAAAAGAGGAAAgttgagcccaagatttattgggccattcgaAATTGTGGAACGGGTTGGAAAGGTAGCATACCGTCTCGAGCTACCTGAGGAGTTAAATGGAATACACagcacattccacgtgtcacatctccgTAAATGTTTAGCGGACGAAACCGCTCGTATCCACTACAACGATATCGAAGTGGATAACAACCTCAACTATGCAGTGAAGCCAATTGCAATCCTAGATCGTAAAGTGAAGAGTTTGAGAAACAAAAAGATTAACCAAGTGAAGGTTAAGTGGGAACACAGAAAGGGTTcggataccacatgggaatcTGAAGAAGAGATGCAACGGCTCTACCCCATACTTTTTGGTACGtaa
- the LOC110908693 gene encoding uncharacterized protein LOC110908693 isoform X1 — protein sequence MIASAIILPEQNLASEKAGLAVSKKGLTLKELLQQTSHHNAKVRRSRDEHGPVRYQTGTEKRVKWVPVPVTNIPVRYGTGTYRYFTRKYRYRYRTTEKVVTGTEYTRYCSVPVPGTKCPSVRRESFKTPSLHVIPTNDLICQEGKPEAVVDPWTNYDETYNDKILNLQLNPERYSSYSGPSARRVWDAVYSQLCPEYSSGNSCPEKKVLYRLMSGLHSSISVHIATDYLLDEKTNQRSATPLVFLAWIQLHKTACYRLSCDTFV from the exons ATGATTGCTTCAG CAATTATATTACCGGAACAAAATTTGGCATCCGAGAAGGCCGGTTTAGCTGTGAGCAAGAAAGGGTTGACTTTAAAAGAGCTGCTTCAGCAGACGTCTCATCACAATGCAAAAGTTCGCAGAAGTAGGGATGAGCACGGACCTGTTCGGTAccaaaccggtaccgaaaaacgggtaaagtgggtaccggtaccagtaACGAATATACCggttcggtacggtaccggtacttaccggtattttacccgtaaataccggtaccggtaccgaacaaCGGAGAAAGTGgttaccggtaccgaatatacccggtactgTTCGGTACCAGTACCCGGTACCAAATGCCCATCCGTACGCAGAG AATCTTTTAAGACGCCATCACTGCATGTCATTCCAACAAATGATCTTATATGCCAGGAGGGAAAGCCAGAGGCTGTTGTTGATCCATGGACTAACTATGATGAAACTTATAACG ATAAAATTCTGAATTTGCAACTGAATCCCGAACGTTATAGTAGTTACTCAGGACCGTCAGCCAGAAGAGTATGGGATGCTGTATATTCACAACTTTGTCCAGAAT ATTCATCGGGAAATAGCTGCCCAGAGAAAAAAGTGCTATACAGGTTGATGTCGGGACTGCATTCCTCAATTTCTGTCCACATAGCTACCGATTATCTACTTGACGAAAAAACCAATCAG AGGTCTGCAACCCCACTT GTTTTTTTGGCATGGATTCAACTGCACAAAACCGCTTGCTATCGATTAAGTTGTGATACTTTTGTCTGA